Sequence from the Exiguobacterium aurantiacum genome:
GGCATCGATGACGCCTTGACCGCCCCGGTGTTCCAGCTTACAGAGCATCGATAGCGATTTACTGACAATGTCGTGTTTCTTCTCTCCATTTAGGTTGACATATAGCCCAATGCCACATGCGTCTTTTTCGAATCGTGAATCGTACAAGCCTGTTCGCTTCATCGAATCAACCCCTCTCTCTCGATCTTGTTTCGTAAATTTTATTTTGTTCTAAATATTCTGATAAATCAAGGGGGTTGTATACTATTCTGCATAATCCAACTCAGTGAATATCTTTTTGAAAGCGTGTTCATTAGCGTTATCAAGCTATTTTCAAAAACATGTTATAATGCATAAAGAATAATTATCCATAAAATATATTGGTATATAGGTTCATAAGAACTTAAATAAACTCACAAAAAAAACGGTAGCCTATGAGCTACCGCTTCTGCTTTCGATCTTATTCAACCGTTTTTCGTGAGTGATGCAAGAACGCCCGTGGTTTTTTCCAAATGATCAAGCCGACATAGCCGAGAGTGAGCAAAATCAATGCACTGACGAGGACGACGTAGAGCGTCGCATTGTCAATTCGTGCAAAGATGGCGATGTATGCCCAGACGAAGACGAGCGGATAGATGAAGTCACGATGCCACCACATGAAGACGAGTGCGAGGACAACCCCGACCATGAGCATGAGCGACGTCCAAGCGAGTTCGTCGAGCCCGAGCAAGGTTGTCACCCGCTCCCGGTTCATGACGACAAACACGTTGACGATCGTCGCGACGGACACCCAGCCGATGTAAATCGAGAACGGGAACCGGTCGAGCCAACTTGTCGACGTCCGGAAGGCGATGTAATAGAGCCAGGCGAGCGTCGCAAGAAATGCGACCATGACGACGAGCGAGGCGATGAACCATTCGTTCGTGAACGTAAGTAACCAGAGCCCGTTCAAGATACACGAGACGAGAAAGCCCGCTTTCATCCGGTTCGCCTGCCGGTTCGCAACCGACCCTTTCTTCAATTGCAAGACAAGCCAGACGGCGAGCGCGATATAAATCACGCCCCAAATCGAGAACGCGTAGCCGGCCGGTTTGAAGTAAATGTCGATTCGGTCCGATACGGCCGCGTTTTCACCGCTCGCGAAGTAGTTGATGACGATTGTCGCTAAAAACGCCAGCCAGTTGATTAATGGCCATTTTGATAAGTCCATAAATAGGATCTTCCGAAGAAGACCTGACACCTCCTTTATTAGCATAGTTTTCTATACCCATGTGCCAACGCTCATACACATCTGGACTAGCTCCTGAATAAATCGCTGGACACACATAACAAAACGACTCCGGCGTTAACCGGAGTCGTCTCGAAGAAGCGGCAGTGTCACCGCATTCGGTATTTTAGTCGTCCACCTCAGTTCATGGACAATAGCATCAATTGTTTAGAAATCGATCTCGTCCGGGTCTGGACCGAGGCGGTCATGTGTCGCTACGGCGTCGATTTTCGCCAAGTCGTCCGCATCAAGCGCGAAGTCGAACACTTCGAAATTCTCTTGAATGCGGTGCGGTGTGACCGATTTCGGAAGTGCGACATTCCCGGTGTCTAAATGCCAGCGAAGCACGACTTGCGCCGGCGTCTTGCCGTGTTTCTCCGCGATTTCAGCGAAAGTCGGGATATCGAGGAACTTCCCTTGCATGAGCGGACTCCATGCCTCGACTTGAATGCCCTCGTCTTGGCAGTATTCAACGAGGTCCGGTTGCGGCAGTTGCGGGTGCAACTCGATCTGATTGATGAGCGGCGTCATGAGACCCGCTTCTTTCAACGTATCGAGATGATGTTCTTTGAAGTTCGACACGCCGATCGCCTTGATTTTCCCGGCCTCATAAAGGTCGATCAAATCTTTCCATGCCTCGACGAACCCGTCGACTGGCCAGTGGAGGAGGCAGAGGTCCAAATAGTCCGTCTCGAGTCGAGCGAGTGATTCGTCAAACGCTTCTTTCGTCCGGCGCTGGCGGATATCTTCATTCCAAATCTTCGACGTCAAAAAGATATCTTCACGAGCGACGCCTGATGTTTGAATCCCTTTGGCGACGCCTTCTTCATTCTTATAAACGGCTGCCGTATCGATATGGCGATATCCGACTTTCAGTGCCTCGGCGACAGCCTGTGGCGCCTCCGTCTCGTTGTCGACTTGCCATACCCCAAAGCCGATCATTGGAATTTTGACACCGTTGCGTAACGTTGCGAGTTGCATACAATCATTCCCCTTTCAAAACTGTTCGAGCTGATTGTATCATACCCGTCATTCTATTTCGAAAAACTAAATCGTCAAATCTTTTCGGGTAAAACGTCCATAAGACAACAGCATTGCGACGATGAGAAGTCCCCCCAACCAGATGAAAGAACGAAACGCTGACTCGCCTTGGATTTGAGCGTTGGCGTCAAACAACGAGAAAATCGACAGCGCATTCAACCAGTCGAGCTGGTCACTAAATCCCGAGAAGACGTTCGCCATCAAGAAGAGCGCGAAAATCCCACCCGTGACCATATATGACCGTGTGCTGTCGTCGAACAGGCTTGCGAGCACATAGGCGAGCGCACCGAGGACGACTAGAATCAGTCCTGCGTTCAACTGAAGCGTCCACAGTAAGCCGATGTCAATCTGTAAATTAAACAACACGTTGGCGAGCATCAGACTGAGCCCGTTCAACCCGACGAGCATACCACTCGCGATCACAAGCAACACCATACTAGCCGTCACGTAACCAGCACGTGAAATCGGTGCGGCCAAATAAAGCATGACCTCACCCGAATCGACCGGTTTAGCCATGAGCCGTGAGGCGAATGTGAGCGCGAACAGGATGGCCAATACGTAAAAGATGAGCCCATAGTAATTGCCCGCCAGCAGATTGATGACGTTGTCCATCGCCAAGTTCGGATCGATTTTGAACACTTCGAGCAACTCCGGTGGCAACGAATCCAACTTTCCTTCAATCAGCCCCGTCTCTTGGATGGATGGGAACACTGCCGCCAAAAAGAACAAGTAGAGGCTCGTTCCGAGTGAGTACCCGAGAATCCAGCTCCGGTTTTGTTTAAACAGTGCCGAGATGAGAACCATTTATTTCGCCTCCCCATAATATTGCATGAACAGATGCTCGAGTTCGTCGGTGCCGCTCGACAACGACTGGACATCATGACGGACGAGTCGATGAATCAAGTCGTTCAACTCTTCGACTGTCGATAAAGTGACGGTGACCACCACACCGTCACGCGAACCGATTTCTTCGCTCAATCGCTGGGCTGCCGCCTCGTCCTTCAATTCGATCCGATACGTCTTCTGACTATGCCGTTTCAATTCTGACATCTCCGCTTCGATAATCATCCGACCGTCACGGATGAGTGCGGCCCGGTCACACGTCTTCTCCATCTCCGGGAAGTGGTGGGAACTCATCAAGACCGCCTTGCCCGCCTTCTTCTCGGCAATGACCCAGTCGACGAGTCGCTCTTGCATGAGCGGGTCGAGCCCGCTCGTCGGTTCATCGAGAATATAAACCGGCACATCTTTCATGAAACACGTGACGATGGCGAGTTTTTGTTTCATCCCTTTCGACATCTTGCGCACTTTGAGTGACGTATCGAAGGCGAACACGTCACGCAACGTCCGTTCGCGCTCAGCGCTCGTCACATGAAGTTTTCGAGTCAGCCGGATGACATCTTCCCCGGTCATGTCCTGCGGATAATTGATCTCGCCAGGCAAATAGCCGACAAGCGCCTTCACCGTCTCACTCTCGTTCCAGCAGTCATGTCCCATGACGGTGGCAATCCCGGAATCGGCATGGAGCAATCCCATTAAGTGACGAATCGTCGTCGATTTGCCCGCTCCGTTGGGCCCGATAAATCCAAACACGGTTCCCGGCTCGACCGTGAACGACACGTCAAAGATGCCGTGTGACAGATCGAAACGCTTCGTCAGTCCTTTAATTTGAATCATCGTACTCACTCCTTAGTTTTGAAATTTATTATATATATTATTACAAAACTAGTATATCACGTTATTTTTTGAAATGGAAATGGTATATTGATTACAAAACATCATTGAAGCGAGGGTCATCATGGATGGATTCACAAAACGAACCGAAACAAAACGGAGAGCAATCTTAGATGCGGCCTTTCGGCTGATGTCCGAGAAACAGTCACGTTTCACGGTGAGCGAGCTCGCTCGCGCCGCCTCGGTCTCACCGGTATCAATCTATAACTATTTCGGGTCGAAGGAACAAGTGATTGTCGCCGTTTTGACCGAAATGACGGAGGAACAGATGGGATGGATCGAGTCACAAATCGCTGACCATGTTCCGTTCGATCAATTGCTGATTGAGATTTTGTCTCGAAAAATCGAGACGGCAGGACTGTTCGATGAGGCGATCACGACGATGATTCAAGCGGACGCATCGTGGCAACAGTTGGCAGGACGAGGCTACGCCGCGTTTCGGCAATTGATTGAGTACGGGAAGACGAGCGGGGCCATCGACCCGGAGCTGTCGACCGATTCGTATTTACGCTACGTTCAACTCGTGCAGCAGGCGATTTTATCCGACCCGAGCCTGTCGACGTCACCGATGACCGAATCGATGCAAGACTATTTCCGATTTTTCCTTCACGGTATCATCCGGAAATAACTTAAAAGTCGCCTCGCACTTCTTATACGTATAAGAAGTGCGAGGCGACTTTTTATATTCCGGTAACGTAGTAGAAGAGATGCTACTCTTGAAGTTCAGGGGGGATGTACGAATCCACATCCAATTCGTCTCCACAGGCGATAATCAATTCCGAGCTTTCAGGCGTCATGAAAACGCCCATGCGTTGACAAACCAGTCCTTCCATCATCGGTTCAACATGAACGTGTCGACCGACTTCAAAGCGGTGGGCCATGCGAATCAACTCTGTGCCGAGCCCAATCATGGCATTTCGGCTCAATGAAATCATCACTCTTGGTTGTTGTCTTGCACTTTCTCCATTTTGGTCCAATACAAGTACCGTCCCAACATTATCCGCCAGCTGCTCAAACTCATCATTCTCATCATCCATCAAATCAAATTCGTACCGCATTCGTACCCCCTTTCTGATGCTTAGCTGTCTTTCGTTCTAAACACCGATTCCGCAATCGGATAAAGCGACATGTCAAGCTCGCAGTCTCCGGTCAGAACGAGGTCGGCGAGCACTTTCCCGATGAACGGACCGACCGTCAAGCCGGACGACCCGAGACCGTTGGCGACGAGCAACTGCTCCGCACCTGGCACGCGGCCAAGAATCGGAATCGAGTTCGGGGTGACCGGACGGAAGCCGACCCGCGTCTCAATCAGTTCGGCCTCGGCGAGTCCCGGGGCCGATTCCAGCCCTTTCGAGAGCACTTCATGAATTCCGATTGCCGTCGGCCGTGTGTCGAACGCCTTGCCCCGTTCATGCGTCGAGCCGATGACGATGCGTCCTTCTTCGAACCCGAGCAAATAGCGGCGCCGCGGCGGCATGACGACCGGCCAGTCGGACGCGTCCGTATCCGGCAGCTGTACGTGCACGATTTGCGCTTTCTCGCCAGCGACACGGGCCGTGTAGCCGATCGGCTCCATCAACTCGGGCAACCACGCCCCGCAAGCGAGCACGATCTCATCCGCCTCATAGCGGACTCCGTCACACTCGACGTGATAGCCGTCCGCTTCAACGAGGACGGCCGAACCGTCAATCAAGGTCACGCCTCGTTTCACGGCGACTCGTTCGAGCGCCGCTCTTAACTTCTCCCCATCGACGCGTGCCCCGCCTTCGACGAGGAGGGCGTCATATTCGTCCGAGAGCGGCGGGAACAATGCTCTCGCTTCTTCTGCAGTCAACCGGGTCAAGTCGCCGATTTCCGGGGCTTCTTCCCGGCGTAGCACCATCCGTTCTTGCATCTCGTTCAATTTTTTGTCTTCGTGCAAGGCGAGCGTCCCGACGCGTTTATAGCCGGTATCCGTCTCCCCTTCTCGCTTCAAATCGTCGACGACGGTCGCGTAGTAGTGCGCACCGCCTTTAGCGAGCGCGTACCAAGCCTTGTTCCGGCGCTGGGCGATCCACGGACAGACGATGCCCGCCGCCGCGTCGGTCGCTCGACCCTTTTCTTTCCGGTCGATGACGGTGACGTCGGCTTGTCCGGCCAGATGGTACGCGGTCGAGATCCCGACAATTCCTGATCCAATCACAATCACTTTTTTCATAGCATTCGCGCCATCATCGGTTCGATGACGGCTTCACATCCTTTCTTTTCATAAAAAATCACCGGCCCGAAGGCCGATGATCAGTCGCGCATGGCGAGGCGATACAGTAAATCAAGAATTTCAATGTAGAGCCAGATAAGCGTCACAATTAAACCGAACGCCGCGACCCATTCGAGCTCTTTTGGAGCCCGGCTCTCGACTTGACGAGCGATATAGTCGAAATCAAGCACGAGCGCGAGCGAGGCGATGATGACGATCACAAATTGCACGCCGATGGCGAGCGGTGACGAGCCCGTCATGAACGGGAGTCCTGAACCGAAGAAACTCATCCCGATTTGAACGAGATAGAGCAACATGACCGTAAAGATCGCGGCCGTGACGCCGGCGCGGAACTTTTGCGTCACTTTGACGAGACCCGTCGAGTAGACGAACCACATCGCGAACGCGACGATGAACGTCGTCAACACGGCACGGCCAACGATGCCCGGAAGCATCGCTTCGAAGAAGTACGAGATTAACCCGACGAATACACCTTCGACGATACCATACAATGGCGCGACGACCGGAGCCGTCCTCGGTTTGAACGTGATGACGAGTGCCAAGACCAAACCAAGGATGAGCGAGCCGATCATGAGCGGAAACAGCAATGCTTCCCCGATTGTCGGCACGAGCATCCACGTCGTTCCGGCGGCTGCCGTGACGAGCAAGAGTAACGTGAACACTTTCGACCACGTACCGGCTTTCGTCATCGGCGTGGCGCTATAAGCTGTTGTCTCCATTGATTTACGGAGAACTGGATTCGATTTAAGCTTCAACTGTCGTTAACCCCTTTATTCTATTTTCAGTTCTTGGCCATGACTTTGATGAATTCCCGCATATAGTCAGGCAGGTCAGGCGGACGGCGGCTCGAGACGATATGACCGTCGACGACGACCGGCTCATCGTGCCAAACCGCACCCGCGTTTTCCATATCATCTTTAATGCCCGGTGTGCTCGTGACGTTGACACCATCAAGAATCTTCGCTGAAATCAATACCCAGCCAGCGTGACAGATTTGACCGATCGGCCGCTTCTCGTCATGCATATAGCGGACGAACCCTTTCACTGAATCGAATCGGCGCAACAAGTCTGGTGACCAGCCACCTGGGACGAGGATAGCGTCGTATGATGAGATGTCGACGTCATCGAACGCGATGTCCGATTTGGCTGGAACGCCGTACTTACCGATATAGGCGTGATCCGCCTTCTCGCCGGCGAGGATGACGTTTGCGCCTTCCTCGCGTAACCGATGGACCGGATACCATAATTCTAAGTCTTCAAAGTCGTCACTGACGATTTGCAGGACATTCTTACCTTGTAATTGCATCGAATCCCTCCCTTTATTTGTCTTTCACAAGTATACCCTATAAGACACGTGGCGAAAACAGGGACGATTGACGAAACGCACGTCGCTTAACTTGAATCAATTTGCTTGTGCCACGGTCATGATCACATTCCCAGCCTTTCCTCCGGCATCAACGTATCGATGCGCCGCGACGATGTCCTCGAGCGGATAGACCGAATCGATGACAGCCTTTAACTGCCCGGCTTCAAACAGCTCTTTCAAGAAAGTTAGATCCTCTTTCCGTTCACTCGCAGGTCCTTGTCCGGCGACAGAACTGAATTTCCCGTGTTCGGCGACATGCTTCCGGGCCAAACGCTTATCGATGTTCCCAGCCGCATCGAATACGGTGTCGTATGTGGTCAGTTTCTCGTCGTAGCCGTCTATGGTGTAGTCAATCACGATATCCGCGCCGAGACTTTTGACGAG
This genomic interval carries:
- a CDS encoding TspO/MBR family protein gives rise to the protein MDLSKWPLINWLAFLATIVINYFASGENAAVSDRIDIYFKPAGYAFSIWGVIYIALAVWLVLQLKKGSVANRQANRMKAGFLVSCILNGLWLLTFTNEWFIASLVVMVAFLATLAWLYYIAFRTSTSWLDRFPFSIYIGWVSVATIVNVFVVMNRERVTTLLGLDELAWTSLMLMVGVVLALVFMWWHRDFIYPLVFVWAYIAIFARIDNATLYVVLVSALILLTLGYVGLIIWKKPRAFLHHSRKTVE
- a CDS encoding aldo/keto reductase; amino-acid sequence: MQLATLRNGVKIPMIGFGVWQVDNETEAPQAVAEALKVGYRHIDTAAVYKNEEGVAKGIQTSGVAREDIFLTSKIWNEDIRQRRTKEAFDESLARLETDYLDLCLLHWPVDGFVEAWKDLIDLYEAGKIKAIGVSNFKEHHLDTLKEAGLMTPLINQIELHPQLPQPDLVEYCQDEGIQVEAWSPLMQGKFLDIPTFAEIAEKHGKTPAQVVLRWHLDTGNVALPKSVTPHRIQENFEVFDFALDADDLAKIDAVATHDRLGPDPDEIDF
- a CDS encoding ABC transporter permease subunit: MVLISALFKQNRSWILGYSLGTSLYLFFLAAVFPSIQETGLIEGKLDSLPPELLEVFKIDPNLAMDNVINLLAGNYYGLIFYVLAILFALTFASRLMAKPVDSGEVMLYLAAPISRAGYVTASMVLLVIASGMLVGLNGLSLMLANVLFNLQIDIGLLWTLQLNAGLILVVLGALAYVLASLFDDSTRSYMVTGGIFALFLMANVFSGFSDQLDWLNALSIFSLFDANAQIQGESAFRSFIWLGGLLIVAMLLSYGRFTRKDLTI
- a CDS encoding ABC transporter ATP-binding protein, which encodes MIQIKGLTKRFDLSHGIFDVSFTVEPGTVFGFIGPNGAGKSTTIRHLMGLLHADSGIATVMGHDCWNESETVKALVGYLPGEINYPQDMTGEDVIRLTRKLHVTSAERERTLRDVFAFDTSLKVRKMSKGMKQKLAIVTCFMKDVPVYILDEPTSGLDPLMQERLVDWVIAEKKAGKAVLMSSHHFPEMEKTCDRAALIRDGRMIIEAEMSELKRHSQKTYRIELKDEAAAQRLSEEIGSRDGVVVTVTLSTVEELNDLIHRLVRHDVQSLSSGTDELEHLFMQYYGEAK
- a CDS encoding TetR/AcrR family transcriptional regulator, which gives rise to MDGFTKRTETKRRAILDAAFRLMSEKQSRFTVSELARAASVSPVSIYNYFGSKEQVIVAVLTEMTEEQMGWIESQIADHVPFDQLLIEILSRKIETAGLFDEAITTMIQADASWQQLAGRGYAAFRQLIEYGKTSGAIDPELSTDSYLRYVQLVQQAILSDPSLSTSPMTESMQDYFRFFLHGIIRK
- a CDS encoding NAD(P)/FAD-dependent oxidoreductase; the protein is MKKVIVIGSGIVGISTAYHLAGQADVTVIDRKEKGRATDAAAGIVCPWIAQRRNKAWYALAKGGAHYYATVVDDLKREGETDTGYKRVGTLALHEDKKLNEMQERMVLRREEAPEIGDLTRLTAEEARALFPPLSDEYDALLVEGGARVDGEKLRAALERVAVKRGVTLIDGSAVLVEADGYHVECDGVRYEADEIVLACGAWLPELMEPIGYTARVAGEKAQIVHVQLPDTDASDWPVVMPPRRRYLLGFEEGRIVIGSTHERGKAFDTRPTAIGIHEVLSKGLESAPGLAEAELIETRVGFRPVTPNSIPILGRVPGAEQLLVANGLGSSGLTVGPFIGKVLADLVLTGDCELDMSLYPIAESVFRTKDS
- a CDS encoding Bax inhibitor-1/YccA family protein, whose protein sequence is MKLKSNPVLRKSMETTAYSATPMTKAGTWSKVFTLLLLVTAAAGTTWMLVPTIGEALLFPLMIGSLILGLVLALVITFKPRTAPVVAPLYGIVEGVFVGLISYFFEAMLPGIVGRAVLTTFIVAFAMWFVYSTGLVKVTQKFRAGVTAAIFTVMLLYLVQIGMSFFGSGLPFMTGSSPLAIGVQFVIVIIASLALVLDFDYIARQVESRAPKELEWVAAFGLIVTLIWLYIEILDLLYRLAMRD
- a CDS encoding type 1 glutamine amidotransferase domain-containing protein — protein: MQLQGKNVLQIVSDDFEDLELWYPVHRLREEGANVILAGEKADHAYIGKYGVPAKSDIAFDDVDISSYDAILVPGGWSPDLLRRFDSVKGFVRYMHDEKRPIGQICHAGWVLISAKILDGVNVTSTPGIKDDMENAGAVWHDEPVVVDGHIVSSRRPPDLPDYMREFIKVMAKN